One window of the Triticum dicoccoides isolate Atlit2015 ecotype Zavitan chromosome 3B, WEW_v2.0, whole genome shotgun sequence genome contains the following:
- the LOC119274656 gene encoding probable pectin methylesterase CGR2 isoform X1: MSRRAVNPGRRGSDGGLPTVASLLHHKSRSPSVLTMALLALGVIILIVYFNSGSGGLQIPSFGVAVTSRESVSRAEGSCTSEVIQALPYLKKAYGSAMQKVLHVGPDSCTVVSNLLKEGKEAWGVEPYDLDDADSSCKSLVRKGFVRLSDIKFSLPYRPDSFNLVVVSDALDYLTPRYLNKTLPDLARVSTDGLVIFTGNPGQQKAKVSELPKFGRPAKLRSNSWWTRYFIQTGLTENEGPLKKFEQAASKGNYEPDCQIFHLNS, encoded by the exons ATGTCGAGGAGGGCGGTGAACCCCGGCCGCCGGGGCTCGGACGGGGGCCTGCCCACCGTCGCCAGCCTGCTCCACCACAAGTCGCGCTCGCCCTCCGTGCTCACCATGGCACTGCTCGCCCTG gGAGTGATTATTCTCATCGTCTACTTCAACAGTGGCTCAGGTGGGTTGCAAATTCCCAGCTTCG GTGTAGCTGTTACGAGCAGAGAATCTGTGAGCAGAGCTGAAG GTTCTTGCACATCAGAAGTTATCCAGGCACTTCCTTATCTTAAAAAGGCGTATGGCAGTGCTATGCAGAAGGTTCTCCATGTAGGCCCAGATAGTTGTACAGTAGTTTCTAACTTGTTGAAAGAAGGGAAGGAAGCATGGGGAGTGGAGCCTTATGATTTGGACGATGCTGATAGTAGCTGCAAAAGCCTTGTGCGCAAGGGCTTTGTCCGTTTGTCTGATATCAAGTTCTCTCTTCCATACCGCCCAGATTCTTTTAACCTTGTTGTCGTGTCAGATGCTTTGGATTATCTGACCCCAAGGTATCTGAACAAAACACTTCCTGATTTAGCAAGGGTctccactgatggccttgttatctTTACTG GCAATCCAGGACAGCAGAAGGCTAAAGTTTCCGAGCTTCCGAAATTTGGAAGACCG GCAAAGTTGCGCAGTAATTCGTGGTGGACGCGCTACTTTATCCAGACAGGCTTGACAGAGAACGAAGGGCCATTGAAGAAGTTTGAGCAGGCGGCTTCCAAGGGCAACTACGAACCGGACTGTCAAATCTTCCACCTCAACTCATAG
- the LOC119274656 gene encoding probable pectin methylesterase CGR2 isoform X2, with the protein MSRRAVNPGRRGSDGGLPTVASLLHHKSRSPSVLTMALLALGVIILIVYFNSGSGVAVTSRESVSRAEGSCTSEVIQALPYLKKAYGSAMQKVLHVGPDSCTVVSNLLKEGKEAWGVEPYDLDDADSSCKSLVRKGFVRLSDIKFSLPYRPDSFNLVVVSDALDYLTPRYLNKTLPDLARVSTDGLVIFTGNPGQQKAKVSELPKFGRPAKLRSNSWWTRYFIQTGLTENEGPLKKFEQAASKGNYEPDCQIFHLNS; encoded by the exons ATGTCGAGGAGGGCGGTGAACCCCGGCCGCCGGGGCTCGGACGGGGGCCTGCCCACCGTCGCCAGCCTGCTCCACCACAAGTCGCGCTCGCCCTCCGTGCTCACCATGGCACTGCTCGCCCTG gGAGTGATTATTCTCATCGTCTACTTCAACAGTGGCTCAG GTGTAGCTGTTACGAGCAGAGAATCTGTGAGCAGAGCTGAAG GTTCTTGCACATCAGAAGTTATCCAGGCACTTCCTTATCTTAAAAAGGCGTATGGCAGTGCTATGCAGAAGGTTCTCCATGTAGGCCCAGATAGTTGTACAGTAGTTTCTAACTTGTTGAAAGAAGGGAAGGAAGCATGGGGAGTGGAGCCTTATGATTTGGACGATGCTGATAGTAGCTGCAAAAGCCTTGTGCGCAAGGGCTTTGTCCGTTTGTCTGATATCAAGTTCTCTCTTCCATACCGCCCAGATTCTTTTAACCTTGTTGTCGTGTCAGATGCTTTGGATTATCTGACCCCAAGGTATCTGAACAAAACACTTCCTGATTTAGCAAGGGTctccactgatggccttgttatctTTACTG GCAATCCAGGACAGCAGAAGGCTAAAGTTTCCGAGCTTCCGAAATTTGGAAGACCG GCAAAGTTGCGCAGTAATTCGTGGTGGACGCGCTACTTTATCCAGACAGGCTTGACAGAGAACGAAGGGCCATTGAAGAAGTTTGAGCAGGCGGCTTCCAAGGGCAACTACGAACCGGACTGTCAAATCTTCCACCTCAACTCATAG